A window of the Paenibacillus sp. genome harbors these coding sequences:
- a CDS encoding Ku protein, with translation MHTIWKGAISFGLVNIPVKMYAATEDKDISMRMLHRKCGTPISYSRRCPHCEEPVENEEIVKGFEYEKGRFVRFDKDELDALSADASREIKIVDFVNLSEIDPIYFQKTYYLGPGDTGANAYGLLLAALQDTGKIGIAKVTIRNKSSLAAIRIVDGCISMETIFYPDEVRSAANVPNLQTVRGAVSEKELLMAKMLIEQLSVPFDPSKYHDDYREQVMGLIQAKVAGQEIEVVPEQRRTNVIDLMSALQASLQAAQGKTPDIAAATDRAGAPAGAGTGAGAGAPAAPKKRGRPRRAAGAEDGAPAGEPKTPIGTR, from the coding sequence ATGCATACGATCTGGAAAGGCGCGATCAGCTTCGGGCTTGTCAACATCCCGGTCAAAATGTACGCCGCAACGGAAGACAAGGACATCTCGATGCGTATGCTGCACCGCAAATGCGGCACGCCGATTTCGTACAGCCGCCGCTGCCCCCACTGCGAGGAACCCGTCGAGAACGAAGAAATCGTCAAAGGCTTCGAATACGAAAAAGGGCGCTTCGTCCGGTTCGACAAGGACGAATTGGACGCGCTCTCCGCGGACGCGAGCCGCGAAATTAAAATCGTCGACTTCGTCAACTTAAGCGAGATCGATCCGATTTATTTTCAGAAAACGTATTATCTCGGCCCCGGCGACACCGGCGCGAACGCGTACGGTCTGCTGCTCGCCGCGCTGCAGGATACGGGAAAAATCGGCATCGCCAAAGTGACGATCCGCAACAAATCGTCGCTCGCGGCGATCCGGATCGTGGACGGCTGCATCAGCATGGAGACGATCTTTTATCCGGACGAGGTGCGCTCCGCCGCCAACGTGCCGAACCTCCAGACGGTTCGCGGCGCCGTAAGCGAGAAGGAGCTGCTGATGGCGAAGATGCTCATCGAGCAGCTGTCCGTACCGTTCGATCCGTCGAAATATCACGACGACTACCGCGAGCAGGTGATGGGGCTCATCCAAGCGAAGGTCGCGGGCCAAGAGATCGAAGTCGTGCCGGAGCAGCGCCGGACGAACGTCATCGATCTCATGAGCGCGCTGCAGGCGTCGCTCCAAGCGGCGCAGGGCAAGACGCCGGACATCGCCGCGGCGACGGACCGCGCGGGCGCGCCGGCCGGAGCCGGGACCGGCGCAGGGGCGGGCGCTCCCGCCGCGCCGAAGAAG
- a CDS encoding tripartite tricarboxylate transporter substrate binding protein, with product MKTLRFGKMPALILASALTLTLAACSGSAGGGAASSYPERAITMVAPSGAGGGWDKTARSIAKALGETKLVEQSITVENKPGGGGAVFMAEYATADVKNDYKLFVNSPPILINHNKKEGNSPYGYKDTTPLAQLTEDFGAIVVGADSAFDDLAELLAAIKNDPSSVTVAGGSAPGSMDHLIAVLPAFKYGIDPKAVKYVSYDGGGEAVAALLGGSADVIATDVSGVGEYLKAGKVKVLGISSAERLGGELSELKTFKEQGVDAEFVIWRGVFGPKNMSEGAKAYWTEKLQALSASDAWKAELAANGWASEYKNADDFAAFLGEQDVLIQELLGALGMAK from the coding sequence ATGAAGACACTACGGTTCGGCAAAATGCCGGCATTGATTCTTGCAAGCGCTTTGACGTTAACGCTCGCGGCGTGTTCCGGCTCGGCGGGCGGCGGGGCCGCGTCGTCGTATCCGGAGCGGGCGATCACGATGGTCGCGCCGTCGGGCGCGGGCGGCGGCTGGGACAAGACGGCGCGCTCGATCGCCAAGGCGCTGGGCGAAACGAAGCTCGTCGAGCAGTCGATCACCGTCGAGAACAAGCCGGGCGGCGGCGGGGCCGTCTTCATGGCCGAGTACGCGACGGCGGACGTTAAGAACGACTACAAGCTGTTCGTCAATTCGCCGCCGATTTTGATCAACCACAACAAGAAAGAAGGCAACAGCCCGTACGGGTACAAGGACACGACGCCGCTCGCGCAGCTGACGGAGGATTTCGGGGCGATCGTCGTCGGAGCGGACTCGGCGTTCGACGATTTAGCGGAGCTGCTTGCAGCGATCAAGAACGACCCGTCGTCCGTCACCGTCGCAGGCGGTTCGGCGCCGGGCTCGATGGACCATCTGATCGCCGTTCTGCCGGCATTCAAGTACGGCATCGACCCGAAAGCCGTGAAATATGTGTCGTACGACGGCGGCGGCGAAGCGGTGGCGGCGCTGCTCGGCGGTTCGGCCGACGTGATCGCGACCGACGTTTCGGGCGTCGGGGAGTACTTGAAAGCGGGCAAGGTGAAGGTGCTCGGCATCAGCTCGGCGGAGCGGCTCGGCGGCGAGCTGAGCGAATTGAAGACGTTCAAAGAGCAGGGCGTGGACGCGGAATTCGTCATTTGGCGCGGCGTGTTCGGTCCGAAGAACATGTCGGAAGGCGCGAAGGCGTACTGGACGGAAAAGCTGCAGGCGCTGTCGGCAAGCGACGCGTGGAAGGCGGAGCTCGCGGCCAACGGCTGGGCGAGCGAGTACAAAAACGCGGACGATTTCGCGGCGTTCCTCGGGGAGCAGGACGTCTTGATCCAAGAGCTGCTCGGCGCTCTCGGCATGGCGAAGTAA
- a CDS encoding tripartite tricarboxylate transporter permease: protein MNTFQFLMQGFAEALQWHNLVFAFVGVLIGTAVGVLPGIGPMSGVALLIPVTASLTAGQDPESAAASAIILLAGVYYGAMYGGSTTSILLNTPGESSSVVTALDGYQMARQGRAGAALAIAAIGSFAAGIVALIGLVALAQPLSAVALKFGPAEYFSLMILGLCAVSGLAGKSMTKALIMTVLGLLLATIGIDNVSGVARFTYGVPVLYSGLEFLTVAVGLFALGEVFKTILERDGGGGAAVARVGRILPTKRDLKDSAGPIMRGSLLGFFIGILPGAGATLASFFSYILEKKLSKNPKAFGHGTIAGVAAPESANNGASGGALIPLLTLGIPGSGTTAILMGALIMYNVQPGPLLFSDHPTIAWGLIASMFIGNLMLLLLNMPLVKVFAKIIETPAKYLLPIIIAISIFGVYAVQFTTFDLVLLIGCGVAGYALSKHDFPIAPLVLGLVLGPMIENNLRRALTISNGDFLIFVQKPVSLAFLAIAALWMLIPLLLKRRGRNVIVNEEA from the coding sequence ATGAATACATTTCAATTTTTGATGCAGGGCTTCGCGGAGGCGCTGCAGTGGCATAATCTCGTCTTCGCCTTCGTCGGCGTCCTGATCGGGACGGCGGTCGGCGTGCTGCCGGGCATCGGGCCGATGAGCGGCGTGGCGCTGCTCATTCCGGTGACCGCCTCGCTCACCGCGGGCCAGGACCCCGAGTCGGCGGCGGCGAGCGCCATCATTTTGCTGGCGGGCGTCTACTACGGCGCCATGTACGGCGGCTCGACGACGTCGATCCTGCTGAACACGCCGGGGGAATCGTCCTCCGTCGTCACCGCGCTGGACGGGTACCAGATGGCTCGCCAAGGGCGCGCCGGCGCGGCGCTCGCGATCGCGGCGATCGGCTCGTTCGCCGCCGGCATCGTCGCCTTGATCGGGCTCGTCGCGCTCGCGCAGCCGCTGTCGGCCGTCGCGCTGAAGTTCGGGCCGGCCGAATATTTCTCGCTCATGATTCTCGGTTTGTGCGCGGTCAGCGGCCTCGCCGGCAAATCGATGACGAAGGCGCTGATCATGACCGTGCTCGGGCTGCTGCTCGCGACGATCGGCATCGACAACGTGTCGGGCGTGGCGCGGTTCACGTACGGCGTTCCGGTGCTCTACTCGGGTCTCGAGTTTCTGACGGTCGCCGTCGGCTTGTTCGCTCTCGGCGAGGTGTTCAAGACGATCCTCGAGCGGGACGGCGGCGGCGGCGCCGCAGTCGCGCGCGTCGGGCGGATTTTGCCGACGAAGCGGGATTTGAAGGACAGCGCCGGCCCGATCATGCGCGGATCGCTGCTCGGCTTTTTCATCGGCATCCTGCCGGGCGCCGGCGCGACGCTGGCGTCGTTCTTCTCCTACATTCTGGAGAAGAAGCTCAGCAAAAACCCCAAGGCTTTCGGCCATGGCACGATCGCCGGCGTCGCGGCGCCGGAGTCGGCGAACAACGGCGCGTCGGGCGGCGCGCTCATCCCGCTGCTGACGCTCGGCATTCCGGGCTCCGGCACGACGGCGATTCTCATGGGCGCGCTCATCATGTACAACGTTCAGCCGGGACCGCTGCTGTTTTCGGACCACCCGACGATCGCCTGGGGGCTGATCGCCAGCATGTTTATCGGCAATCTGATGCTGCTGCTTTTGAACATGCCGCTCGTCAAAGTGTTCGCGAAAATCATCGAAACGCCGGCGAAATATTTGCTGCCGATCATTATCGCGATTTCGATTTTCGGCGTCTACGCGGTGCAGTTCACGACGTTCGACTTGGTGCTCTTGATCGGCTGCGGCGTCGCCGGCTACGCGCTGTCGAAGCATGATTTTCCGATCGCGCCGCTCGTCCTCGGCCTCGTGCTCGGACCGATGATCGAGAACAACCTTCGCCGCGCGCTCACGATCTCGAACGGGGATTTTCTTATTTTCGTGCAAAAGCCGGTGTCTCTCGCCTTTCTCGCGATCGCGGCGCTGTGGATGCTGATCCCGCTGCTGCTGAAACGCCGGGGGCGCAACGTCATCGTTAACGAGGAAGCATGA
- a CDS encoding HD-GYP domain-containing protein — MRLHITKLQAGDTIREHVFTPSGLHIVAPGTVVNDIHIGLLLRHQIEYVEVDDARPLAAKAQAAPEPPFQKPYDEAVKGMKSMFDQAYQLGFVTPETIDRTYDPLIASMQEQTDVVNLLLTLNSNDDYTYEHCIQVGMLSFYIAKWLNHSDEEAYAIGKAGFLHDIGKSKIHRTILQKPGRLTEEEYNEIKKHTEYGYEIVMNSIQDRVAAYAALQHHERANGKGYPFGITYEWVHPVSKIVAVADIYSAMISSRVYKAKQDLFVVLKELYDLSFTELDPLIAQTFIRRMIPNFIGKTAVLTNGQVGEIILNHTTELFKPLVRVGDAFVDLARSDVEIEKIIN; from the coding sequence ATGAGGCTGCACATCACGAAACTGCAAGCGGGCGACACGATCCGCGAGCATGTGTTCACGCCGAGCGGTTTGCATATCGTGGCCCCGGGCACCGTGGTCAACGACATCCATATCGGCCTCTTGCTGCGCCACCAAATCGAATACGTCGAAGTCGACGACGCGCGCCCGCTCGCCGCGAAAGCGCAGGCCGCGCCGGAGCCTCCGTTCCAGAAGCCGTACGACGAGGCGGTCAAGGGGATGAAGTCGATGTTCGACCAAGCATATCAGCTCGGCTTCGTGACGCCGGAGACGATCGACCGAACGTACGATCCCTTGATCGCGTCCATGCAGGAGCAAACCGACGTCGTCAACTTGCTGCTGACGCTGAACTCGAACGACGATTATACGTACGAGCACTGCATCCAAGTCGGCATGCTGTCTTTCTATATCGCCAAATGGCTGAACCATTCGGACGAAGAAGCGTACGCGATCGGTAAAGCCGGATTTTTGCACGATATCGGCAAAAGCAAAATCCATCGTACGATTTTGCAGAAGCCGGGCCGCCTCACCGAAGAAGAATACAACGAAATCAAAAAGCATACCGAATACGGCTACGAAATCGTCATGAACAGCATTCAGGACCGCGTGGCCGCCTACGCCGCGCTCCAGCATCACGAACGCGCCAACGGCAAAGGGTATCCGTTCGGCATCACGTACGAATGGGTTCATCCGGTGTCCAAAATCGTCGCGGTCGCCGACATTTACAGCGCCATGATTTCCTCGCGCGTCTACAAAGCGAAGCAAGATTTGTTCGTCGTGCTGAAGGAATTGTACGATCTGAGCTTCACCGAGCTGGATCCGCTCATCGCGCAAACGTTCATCCGCCGCATGATCCCGAACTTTATCGGCAAAACGGCGGTGCTCACGAACGGCCAAGTGGGAGAAATCATTCTCAATCATACGACCGAATTGTTCAAGCCCCTCGTCCGGGTCGGCGACGCGTTCGTCGATCTCGCGCGAAGCGATGTCGAAATCGAAAAAATTATCAATTAA
- a CDS encoding response regulator, producing the protein MESVIDVLIVEDEPRIADIHRRFAEKLEGFRVVGTAATGEEAKEWLSACRPHLVLLDVYLPDMRGVELVAFLRGEGIDADVIMITAASETDVVRQALQGGAFDYIVKPLTFERFKSSLERYKRARDRLRGEGRLTPEQIEELWPGGAVRSAEEEAVPGDAPKGIDPLTLERVLEHIRRGGEDGVTAEALGAAAGLSRSTARRYLEYLVSARRLAVRLNYGTIGRPERRYVVKTQP; encoded by the coding sequence ATGGAATCGGTGATCGATGTATTGATCGTAGAGGACGAGCCGCGCATCGCGGACATCCACCGGCGGTTCGCGGAGAAGCTGGAGGGCTTCCGCGTCGTCGGGACCGCCGCGACGGGCGAGGAAGCGAAGGAATGGCTGAGCGCGTGCCGGCCGCATTTGGTGCTGCTCGACGTGTATTTGCCGGATATGCGCGGCGTCGAACTGGTGGCGTTCCTTCGCGGGGAGGGGATCGACGCCGACGTCATCATGATCACGGCGGCGTCGGAGACGGACGTCGTCCGGCAGGCGCTGCAAGGCGGCGCGTTCGATTATATCGTGAAGCCGCTCACGTTCGAGCGGTTCAAGAGCAGCCTCGAGAGATATAAGCGAGCGCGGGATCGGCTTCGCGGGGAGGGGCGGCTCACGCCGGAGCAGATCGAGGAGCTGTGGCCGGGCGGCGCGGTCCGTTCCGCCGAGGAGGAGGCCGTGCCCGGCGACGCGCCGAAAGGGATCGATCCGCTGACGCTGGAGCGGGTGCTCGAGCATATTCGACGCGGCGGGGAAGACGGCGTCACGGCGGAAGCGCTCGGCGCCGCGGCCGGTCTCAGCCGTTCGACGGCCCGGCGGTACCTCGAGTATCTCGTGTCGGCGCGGCGGCTCGCCGTGCGGTTGAACTATGGAACGATCGGCCGGCCGGAGCGGCGATACGTCGTCAAGACGCAGCCGTAA
- a CDS encoding HPr family phosphocarrier protein: MSGIGASAIVSINQTANRFQSSIVLRWKGKAIDVKSILGLSLTLLSSQEYTLEVHGPDEAEAKAAMIAAFEKHGLRVIAG, encoded by the coding sequence GTGAGCGGCATCGGCGCGAGCGCGATCGTGAGCATTAACCAGACGGCGAACCGGTTCCAATCCAGCATCGTGCTGCGATGGAAGGGGAAGGCGATCGACGTCAAAAGCATTCTTGGTCTCAGCCTGACGCTGCTGAGCTCGCAGGAGTATACGCTGGAGGTGCATGGGCCCGACGAAGCGGAGGCGAAAGCCGCGATGATCGCGGCGTTCGAGAAGCACGGGCTGCGGGTGATCGCGGGATAA
- a CDS encoding NAD-dependent malic enzyme — translation MAIPANASTTIVLRLEIEKEKASFGHIATAIGEAGGDIVAVDVNRPGKTTTVRDITVNVADALQTKAIVEVLRALDGVTVLQVSDQTFLLHLGGKIEVTPKIAIKTRDDLSRVYTPGVARICTAIHEEPSRAHSLTIKRNTIAVVSDGSAVLGLGNIGPLAAMPVMEGKAMLFKQIAGVDAFPICLDTQDTEEIIRTIKLIAPAFGGINLEDISSPRCFEIEERLTEELDIPVFHDDQHGTAVVLLAGLYNAVQVVRKRLEDCKIVLCGVGAAGIACTKILLAAGATNIIGVDRGGALVRGQTYGHDAWNWYAEHTNPNREAGTLSDVIAGADIFIGVSGPGVLTREDVRRMARDPIVFAMANPTPEISPEEAEGVVRVMATGRSDYPNQINNVLCFPGLFRGVLNCRASRVTERMKLAAARAIASVVTDEERNEHYIIPSVFNQSVADRVRDAVIEAAIEDGVARRRPR, via the coding sequence ATGGCAATTCCGGCGAACGCCAGCACGACGATCGTGCTTCGTCTTGAAATCGAGAAAGAGAAAGCTTCGTTCGGCCACATCGCGACCGCCATCGGGGAAGCCGGCGGCGACATCGTCGCGGTCGACGTCAATCGGCCGGGCAAAACGACGACCGTCCGCGACATTACGGTGAACGTCGCGGACGCGCTGCAGACGAAGGCGATCGTAGAGGTGCTGCGCGCTCTGGACGGCGTCACCGTGCTGCAGGTGTCCGACCAGACGTTCCTGCTTCATCTCGGCGGCAAAATCGAGGTGACGCCCAAAATCGCGATCAAGACGCGCGACGATTTGTCCCGCGTTTATACGCCGGGGGTGGCGCGCATTTGCACAGCCATCCACGAGGAGCCGAGCCGCGCCCACTCGCTGACGATCAAGCGGAATACGATCGCGGTCGTCTCGGACGGCTCCGCGGTGCTCGGCCTCGGCAACATCGGGCCGCTCGCGGCGATGCCCGTCATGGAGGGCAAGGCGATGCTGTTCAAGCAGATCGCGGGCGTCGACGCGTTCCCGATCTGTCTCGACACGCAGGACACCGAGGAAATCATCCGCACGATCAAGCTGATCGCGCCGGCGTTCGGCGGCATCAACCTCGAGGATATATCGTCGCCGCGCTGCTTCGAAATCGAAGAGCGGCTGACGGAGGAGCTCGACATTCCCGTGTTCCACGACGACCAGCACGGGACGGCGGTCGTGCTGCTGGCCGGGCTGTACAACGCGGTGCAGGTCGTGCGCAAGCGGCTCGAGGATTGCAAAATCGTCCTGTGCGGCGTCGGCGCGGCCGGCATCGCGTGCACGAAAATTTTGCTCGCGGCGGGCGCGACGAACATTATCGGCGTCGATCGCGGCGGCGCGCTCGTCCGGGGGCAGACGTACGGCCACGACGCCTGGAATTGGTACGCCGAGCATACGAACCCGAACCGGGAAGCCGGCACGCTGTCCGACGTCATCGCCGGCGCCGACATTTTCATCGGCGTATCGGGGCCGGGCGTGCTGACCCGCGAGGACGTGCGGCGCATGGCGAGGGACCCGATCGTGTTCGCGATGGCGAATCCGACGCCGGAAATTTCGCCGGAGGAAGCCGAAGGCGTCGTGCGCGTCATGGCGACCGGCCGGTCGGACTATCCGAACCAAATCAACAACGTGCTCTGCTTCCCGGGGCTGTTCCGCGGCGTGCTGAACTGCCGGGCGTCGCGGGTGACGGAGCGGATGAAGCTGGCGGCGGCGCGCGCGATCGCTTCGGTCGTCACGGACGAGGAGCGGAACGAGCACTATATCATCCCGAGCGTGTTCAACCAGTCGGTGGCGGATCGGGTGCGGGACGCGGTCATCGAGGCGGCGATCGAGGACGGCGTCGCGCGCCGCAGGCCGCGCTGA
- a CDS encoding sensor histidine kinase — translation MNAAKTAGWTLQRKIASFTVLLVVLILLQIALLTFYSISRIVERQIGDRALHIAEQVAAAPEIAQGFSSEHPSAVIQPFAERIRVLTGAEFIVVGNAEGIRYSHPLPERIGQEMVGGDNDRALAQGESYVSKARGSLGLSLRGKAPIRNEQGDIIGIVSVGFLLEDIQQILVGYGQAIAGVAVSGLAVGAAGAVVLARSIKRTMFGLEPEEISSLYHIRDAVIQSIREGILVVDREGAIALLNQTARDILQVPEGEEPIGRPVTRYLPNGELLEVLRSGDRQLDVETVVAGKPVIANRIPVRSNGETIGVVSSFRLKSEIDQLTEELSQVRRYTEALRAQTHEYNNFLYTISGLLQLGAHEEALELIHRESSAARDAIQLISERIRDPSLGGILLGFMNRARELKVDLTLDPESSVGRLPDRIPPEAVISVLGNLVTNAFEAVARNDEADRRVRIFLLDIGDDLLLEVEDSGPGVDEAEAPRLFELGYTTKDAGNGKRGYGLAKVRETAARLGGDVAVERGELGGALFIVAIPKEGRTQDGWNR, via the coding sequence ATGAACGCGGCTAAGACAGCGGGATGGACGCTGCAGCGTAAAATCGCTAGCTTCACCGTGCTGCTCGTCGTTCTCATTTTGCTCCAAATCGCGCTGCTGACGTTCTACTCGATCTCGCGCATCGTCGAACGGCAAATCGGCGACCGCGCCCTCCATATCGCGGAACAGGTCGCCGCCGCGCCCGAAATCGCGCAAGGGTTCTCGTCGGAACACCCGAGCGCCGTCATTCAGCCGTTCGCCGAACGCATCCGCGTGTTGACCGGCGCGGAATTTATCGTCGTCGGCAACGCGGAAGGCATCCGCTACTCCCACCCGCTTCCGGAGCGGATCGGACAGGAGATGGTCGGGGGCGACAATGACAGGGCGCTGGCGCAGGGGGAGTCGTACGTCTCGAAAGCGAGGGGCTCGCTCGGGCTGTCTCTCCGGGGGAAAGCGCCGATCCGGAACGAACAAGGCGACATTATCGGGATCGTGTCCGTGGGGTTTTTGTTGGAAGACATCCAGCAGATCCTTGTCGGGTACGGGCAGGCGATCGCGGGCGTCGCCGTCTCGGGCCTCGCCGTCGGCGCCGCCGGGGCGGTCGTGCTGGCGAGGAGCATCAAGCGGACGATGTTCGGCTTAGAACCCGAAGAAATTTCGTCTCTGTACCACATCCGGGACGCGGTCATTCAATCGATTCGCGAAGGCATTCTCGTGGTCGATCGGGAGGGCGCGATCGCTCTATTGAATCAAACGGCGCGCGACATTTTGCAGGTGCCGGAAGGCGAAGAGCCGATCGGGCGCCCCGTCACTCGTTACTTGCCGAACGGAGAATTGCTTGAGGTACTGCGGTCGGGGGATCGGCAGCTGGACGTCGAAACCGTCGTCGCCGGGAAGCCGGTCATCGCGAACCGCATCCCGGTGCGGTCGAACGGCGAAACGATCGGCGTCGTCTCGAGCTTCCGGCTGAAATCGGAGATCGACCAGCTGACGGAGGAGCTGTCGCAGGTGCGCCGGTATACGGAAGCGCTGCGCGCCCAAACCCACGAGTACAACAATTTCCTATATACGATTTCCGGTCTGCTGCAGCTCGGCGCGCACGAGGAGGCGCTGGAGCTCATCCACAGGGAATCGTCCGCGGCGCGGGACGCGATCCAGCTCATTTCCGAGCGCATTCGCGATCCGTCGCTCGGCGGCATCCTGCTCGGCTTCATGAACCGCGCGCGCGAGCTGAAGGTCGATTTGACGCTGGACCCGGAAAGCTCGGTCGGGCGGCTGCCCGACCGCATTCCTCCGGAAGCCGTCATTTCCGTGCTCGGCAACCTGGTGACGAACGCGTTCGAGGCGGTGGCGAGGAACGACGAGGCGGACCGGCGCGTCCGCATCTTTCTGCTCGATATCGGGGACGATCTGCTGCTCGAAGTCGAGGATTCGGGGCCGGGCGTCGACGAGGCGGAGGCGCCGCGATTGTTCGAGCTCGGCTACACGACGAAGGACGCGGGAAACGGCAAGCGGGGGTACGGCCTCGCGAAGGTGAGGGAGACGGCGGCGCGGCTCGGCGGCGACGTCGCCGTCGAGCGGGGCGAGCTCGGGGGCGCGCTGTTCATCGTGGCGATCCCGAAGGAAGGGAGGACGCAGGACGGATGGAATCGGTGA
- a CDS encoding tripartite tricarboxylate transporter TctB family protein, protein MNHTFSRIAGAALFVLGAAFVYESRGISESAYGSSVGPNLFPTGLGIVLMLLCARLIYETFREPKQAKTSGGDAPPPDYKRFSLVLGSALLYAVLLQPIGYLITTFLFLTFCFQVMEKGKLWMSVLISGAFTLGVYYLFVEVLQGSLPGLPVWFR, encoded by the coding sequence ATGAACCATACGTTCAGCCGCATCGCCGGCGCCGCCTTGTTCGTTCTGGGCGCGGCGTTCGTGTACGAGAGCCGCGGCATCTCGGAAAGCGCCTACGGCAGCAGCGTCGGGCCGAATTTGTTTCCGACGGGGCTCGGCATCGTGCTGATGCTGCTGTGCGCGCGCCTCATCTACGAAACGTTCCGCGAGCCGAAGCAGGCGAAGACGTCGGGGGGCGACGCGCCGCCTCCCGATTATAAGCGGTTCTCGCTCGTCTTGGGCTCGGCGCTGCTCTATGCGGTGCTGCTGCAGCCGATCGGCTATTTGATCACCACCTTCTTGTTCTTGACGTTTTGTTTTCAAGTGATGGAGAAAGGGAAGCTGTGGATGAGCGTCTTGATCTCCGGAGCGTTTACGCTCGGCGTCTACTATTTATTCGTCGAAGTGCTGCAAGGCTCGCTGCCCGGTCTCCCGGTCTGGTTCCGGTAA
- a CDS encoding AEC family transporter, which translates to MNVLPLILLEVMLPFLLLAGLGALLQRRLRFDMRTLSKIVNVYLLPAVCFAKLYESPIDASAAFVAVGFWLLLNGTLTALGAGAAKLWRIREDDRPVVRNGFVLSNQGNYGLPVSELVFAHSPLAMSVQALLSVVQNVYTYTFGTAQFAKRGRGAALLALSTAARMPVMYALAAALLCRTFGWRLPEPVWEPIAGVADAFFAIAILTLGAQLADAKALRLGRSLWVAAAGRLLLAPAAALLLIWCFRMDGPLAQALFAASSYPISRNSSLIALEYGKSPDLAAQLVVATTLLSGVTVTAVIAASQLLW; encoded by the coding sequence ATGAACGTCCTGCCGCTGATTTTGCTCGAGGTGATGCTGCCGTTCCTGTTGCTGGCGGGGCTCGGCGCGCTGCTGCAGCGGAGGCTTCGGTTCGACATGCGCACGCTCTCGAAAATCGTCAACGTGTATTTGCTGCCGGCGGTCTGCTTCGCGAAGCTGTACGAAAGTCCGATCGACGCTTCGGCCGCGTTCGTCGCGGTCGGGTTTTGGCTGCTGCTGAACGGGACGCTGACGGCGCTCGGCGCCGGGGCGGCGAAGCTGTGGCGCATCCGAGAGGACGACCGCCCGGTCGTGCGCAACGGCTTCGTCCTCAGCAACCAAGGGAATTACGGGCTGCCGGTGAGCGAGCTCGTGTTCGCGCACAGCCCGCTTGCGATGTCGGTGCAGGCGCTGCTGTCCGTCGTCCAGAACGTCTATACCTACACGTTCGGGACGGCGCAGTTCGCGAAACGGGGGAGAGGCGCGGCATTGTTGGCGCTGTCGACGGCGGCGCGAATGCCGGTGATGTACGCGCTGGCGGCGGCGCTGCTCTGCCGAACGTTCGGCTGGCGGCTGCCGGAACCGGTCTGGGAGCCGATCGCCGGCGTGGCGGACGCGTTCTTCGCGATCGCGATCTTGACGCTGGGAGCGCAGCTCGCGGACGCGAAAGCGCTCCGCTTGGGGCGCTCGCTGTGGGTCGCCGCGGCGGGGAGGCTGCTGCTGGCGCCCGCGGCCGCGCTGCTGCTCATCTGGTGCTTCCGCATGGACGGCCCGCTCGCGCAGGCGCTGTTCGCGGCCAGCTCGTACCCGATCTCGCGGAACAGCTCGCTTATTGCGCTAGAATACGGGAAAAGTCCGGACCTCGCCGCGCAGCTCGTCGTCGCGACGACGCTGCTCAGCGGCGTCACGGTGACGGCGGTTATCGCCGCGTCGCAGCTGTTGTGGTGA
- a CDS encoding H-type small acid-soluble spore protein, with the protein MDVNRAQEIINSPKQYEVELDGKSVWLDSVDSTTKTATVHEQEGQYQRSMTVRVDQLKEIGEVEARM; encoded by the coding sequence ATGGACGTCAACCGCGCGCAGGAAATCATCAACAGTCCGAAGCAGTACGAAGTGGAACTGGACGGCAAAAGCGTGTGGCTCGACAGCGTCGATTCGACGACGAAGACGGCGACCGTGCACGAGCAGGAAGGGCAATATCAGCGCTCGATGACGGTGCGCGTCGACCAGTTGAAGGAAATCGGCGAAGTCGAAGCGAGAATGTAA